In the Terriglobus sp. RCC_193 genome, TTATGCCCTGGATGCTTTCGTGGCATCTTGTGGGCCGATGTGTGTCTACCTGAGCTGCGGGGAGGTCGGCTGGCGGACACGTTCACCGCCTGGCTGCTTCTTAACGAGAATACCGCATACCATCCTGATATTTCAGCCAAGTCGCACCATATGTGTCACATCGTGACAGGTTTGTTATTACAGGTTTATTGTTCCCGACGGATATCTGGCCGTCATTGTTTGGGAAATCCAGATGCAGCCGTTACACTGCCCCGTGATGTCCTCCATAAGAAACTCCGAACGGCGTCTGATCGTAAATGCAGACGATTTTGCCCTTACCGAAGGGGTCAATCGTGCCATTGGAGAGCTTTCTGAAGCTGGCGCACTGCGCTCCTGCACCCTGATGGCTGCCGGGGACGCCTTTAAACACGCTGTTCGTACTACTAAGGATTACAAAAACCTGCGTGTGGGTTGCCACGTCGTATTGGTTGATGGCTCCTGCGTGGCGCCGGCGGAGACAGTACGGGCTCTCCAGGACGGAAATGAAGGGCAACTGCGAAGCTCTCTGCCCGCCTTTATTGCCGATCTGCAGCGCGGGAAGATCCCGGAGGCACAGATTGAAGCCGAGGCTGTCGCCCAGATTCGGCGGTTGCAGGACGCGGGAGTGACCGTTACCCATGTGGACAGCCATAAACATACGCATCTGTTTCCCCGCGTGGCACGTCCGTTGATGCGGGCCGCCATGCAGTGCGGGGTTCCGGCGATTCGGAACCCGTTTGAGCAGGCGTGGTCTGCCGGGCTGACGCGTGGGCCGCTGCTGCGCAAGCTGGAGGTTGCGGCTCTGCGTAACTTCAGCAGTATGTTTCAGAAGTTGTTGCGGGCTTCGGGGTTGAAGACGACGGCGGGTTCGATTGGCGTTTCGGCTACGGGGACTCTTGATGGCGCGAACCTGGAACGGCTCCTGAATGGAATGCCAGAGGGCACCTGGGAGCTGGTGTGTCATCCCGGCTACAACGACGCCGCGCTGGGCGCTGTTCGTACGCGGCTGCGTGAGGAACGCGACGTGGAACGGAATGCCCTGCTGGCACAGATCCCTGCCGCTGTACGCGAGGGCAGGTTTGAGCTGATTGGATTCGACGAGCTTTAACTGCCTCGGACGCCCGGTGCGTTTTCCTGCAATTCAGAGGTGGCGACTACGGGCATTTCCAGGGTGATGCGTGTGCCGCGACCGGGACGACTTTCCATCTCGATGACGGCGTCGCTGCCGTAGAGCACTTCCATGCGCTCGCGGACGTTCTTCATGCCGATACCGTTGCCGGGACGACGGAGGCCGCTGACGGGCATGGCGACGTCACGTTCGGGGGCGATGCCTACGCCGTCGTCTTCCACCTCAAGCAATAGGCGTTCGCCGCGAATCCGGCTGCGCAGTGTGACCGTGCCACCGCTGATGCGCGGTTCCAGTCCGTGCTTGATGCTGTTTTCAATCAGCGGCTGCAACAACATGCTGGGGACGACGAGGTCGAGGGTGTCGGGTGCGATCTCTTTGACGACCCGCAGCTTTTCGCCGAAACGCACCACTTCAATGGCGAGGTAATCGTCAGTGAACGCGAGTTCGTCGCGGAACGGGACGAAGGCCTCTCGCTTCTTCAGCAGGATGCGCAGGATGTTGGCGAGGCGGACGATCATCTCGCGTGCGAGCTCCGGTTCGAGACGGATGAGTGAGCCGATGGAGTTCAGCGTGTTGAACAGGAAGTGCGGGTTGATCTGGCGCTGGAGTGCGTCGAGGCGCGCTTCCAGGAGAAGACGCGCCTGCTGCTCCAGCTTGTCTTCAATACGGATAGCGTTCCAGATTTTTAATGGGATGCCGACGATGACAGGAGCGGCGGCGGCGATGGCTAGTTGCAGAAGCCACAGGTTGGATCGCAACGCGAAGAAGCGGCGAGGACGGTACATGGCCACTTCGCTGGCGCCCAGTTGCAGCAGCATGATAATGAGCAGCAACAGCACCTGCCTGTCCAGGTGGGGGCGGCGGAGGTTGCGGCGCACCCACTGGTACAGGCTGAGATCGATCATCGGGGAAAACGTCCAGA is a window encoding:
- a CDS encoding sensor histidine kinase; amino-acid sequence: MNPLEPKLVLISLLIQLGVAAAVSSSLARSTVFRRLLLETDRTSIDRMQLMLLVVTPLTLGVWIRTVVPNFLAADISFATTILLGAILGPSTAALGAVILSFPAVLHHEFLALPVNLVAALVAGSFYRFADVEAIWTFSPMIDLSLYQWVRRNLRRPHLDRQVLLLLIIMLLQLGASEVAMYRPRRFFALRSNLWLLQLAIAAAAPVIVGIPLKIWNAIRIEDKLEQQARLLLEARLDALQRQINPHFLFNTLNSIGSLIRLEPELAREMIVRLANILRILLKKREAFVPFRDELAFTDDYLAIEVVRFGEKLRVVKEIAPDTLDLVVPSMLLQPLIENSIKHGLEPRISGGTVTLRSRIRGERLLLEVEDDGVGIAPERDVAMPVSGLRRPGNGIGMKNVRERMEVLYGSDAVIEMESRPGRGTRITLEMPVVATSELQENAPGVRGS
- a CDS encoding ChbG/HpnK family deacetylase, producing MQPLHCPVMSSIRNSERRLIVNADDFALTEGVNRAIGELSEAGALRSCTLMAAGDAFKHAVRTTKDYKNLRVGCHVVLVDGSCVAPAETVRALQDGNEGQLRSSLPAFIADLQRGKIPEAQIEAEAVAQIRRLQDAGVTVTHVDSHKHTHLFPRVARPLMRAAMQCGVPAIRNPFEQAWSAGLTRGPLLRKLEVAALRNFSSMFQKLLRASGLKTTAGSIGVSATGTLDGANLERLLNGMPEGTWELVCHPGYNDAALGAVRTRLREERDVERNALLAQIPAAVREGRFELIGFDEL